A region of Bacillus cabrialesii DNA encodes the following proteins:
- a CDS encoding LysR family transcriptional regulator: MESGDLKIFQAVAREGSITKAAQMLNYVQSNVTARIHNLEEDLNTRLFHRTNRGMKLTVAGENLLQYADQVLALLNEAEKSAQMSQQPKGPLRIGSLETTAVTHLPEHAASFLRRFPEVDLSVNTADTHNLIQQVLDHKVDGAFVYGPVEHTDIRQIPVSRDELVLISSREGTAEDMLRQPMLFFGAGCSHRTRVKRLLEEAGVQHQKIIEFGTLEAIVRGVSAGLGTALLPKSAVDCYEQRTNVWIHQLPAAYQDLEIVFIYRKDFFITNAFQRFMDEVDEMKK, translated from the coding sequence GTGGAAAGCGGAGATTTAAAGATTTTTCAGGCTGTTGCCCGTGAAGGAAGCATAACGAAAGCAGCGCAAATGCTGAATTATGTACAATCGAATGTGACAGCCAGAATACATAACCTTGAGGAAGATTTGAACACCAGGCTTTTTCATCGAACGAATCGCGGAATGAAGCTGACCGTTGCCGGAGAAAATCTTTTACAATATGCTGATCAAGTACTAGCGCTGTTAAACGAAGCTGAAAAATCGGCACAGATGAGCCAGCAGCCGAAAGGGCCGTTGCGGATCGGATCGCTAGAAACAACGGCGGTAACGCATCTGCCCGAGCATGCGGCCTCCTTTCTTAGGCGTTTTCCTGAAGTTGATTTATCAGTGAACACAGCTGATACGCACAATTTGATACAACAGGTTCTAGATCATAAGGTTGATGGCGCTTTTGTATACGGACCGGTTGAGCACACGGATATCAGACAAATCCCTGTTTCCCGCGATGAATTGGTTTTGATTTCATCACGGGAGGGGACGGCAGAAGACATGCTTCGGCAGCCGATGCTCTTTTTTGGAGCCGGCTGTTCTCATCGCACCAGGGTCAAAAGATTGCTGGAGGAAGCAGGCGTTCAACATCAAAAAATCATAGAGTTTGGCACATTGGAAGCCATTGTAAGAGGAGTATCCGCCGGTCTGGGTACGGCGCTGCTCCCTAAGTCCGCTGTCGACTGCTACGAGCAACGTACGAATGTATGGATTCATCAGCTGCCAGCGGCGTATCAAGACTTAGAGATTGTATTTATATATAGGAAAGACTTTTTTATTACGAATGCGTTTCAGAGATTTATGGATGAGGTAGACGAAATGAAGAAGTGA
- a CDS encoding MATE family efflux transporter has product METSQEHLVPQKKSNPSVWRSMSLFLVPLLLSNVLQSVGQLVGMMAVGRWLGVDAVAAVSSFFPLFFLLISFTIGIGSGSSILIGQAYGAKNEERLKAVVGTTLTFTFLLGVVLAVIGSIFTLDILRLMGTPENVIHISASYARILFYAMPFMFLYFAYTTFLRGTGDSKTPFYTLIVSTVINIALLPVLILGMFGFAKLGIYGSAYATVISTIATFIVLMVYLRKRNHPLQFDKTVRRYLKMDKELLALLLRLGIPSSINMILVSLSEIAVISFVNHYGSNATAAYGVVNQVASYVQMPAVSLGIAVSIFAAQSIGANEFDRLKQVIRVGIWLNYIIGGVLIILIYVFSQQILGLFLTEKDTLYIAHRLLMITLWSYLLFGNAQIISATMRASGTVLWPTVISIFAIWGIEVPVAFVLSHYTKLEILGVWVGYPAAFAVSLLLIYGYYQFVWKKKQITRLIQ; this is encoded by the coding sequence ATGGAAACATCACAAGAACATCTTGTACCCCAGAAGAAAAGTAATCCATCTGTCTGGCGGTCTATGTCACTCTTTTTAGTGCCGCTTCTGCTAAGCAATGTACTGCAATCAGTCGGCCAGTTAGTAGGAATGATGGCTGTAGGCAGATGGCTTGGTGTTGATGCCGTTGCGGCTGTATCATCCTTTTTCCCGTTATTTTTTCTTTTAATCTCATTTACGATAGGGATTGGTTCAGGAAGTTCGATTCTGATCGGACAGGCCTACGGGGCGAAGAATGAGGAGCGGTTAAAGGCTGTTGTCGGAACGACGCTCACATTTACGTTTTTATTAGGGGTTGTGTTAGCTGTCATTGGCAGTATTTTCACCCTCGATATTCTTCGTTTAATGGGCACGCCTGAAAACGTCATTCATATCAGCGCCAGCTATGCACGCATTTTATTTTACGCTATGCCATTTATGTTTTTATATTTTGCTTATACAACATTTTTGCGCGGTACAGGGGATTCTAAGACACCATTTTATACGCTGATTGTGAGCACGGTCATTAACATAGCGCTTTTGCCTGTCTTAATCCTTGGCATGTTCGGTTTTGCGAAACTGGGCATATACGGCTCCGCATATGCAACCGTCATTTCCACGATTGCAACTTTTATCGTGTTAATGGTGTATTTGCGAAAACGAAACCATCCGCTGCAATTTGATAAAACAGTGCGCCGTTATTTGAAAATGGATAAAGAATTACTGGCTCTTCTGCTGCGCCTCGGGATTCCATCAAGCATTAACATGATTCTCGTCTCATTATCAGAGATAGCGGTTATTTCATTCGTCAACCATTACGGATCTAATGCGACAGCTGCATACGGTGTGGTCAACCAGGTAGCCAGCTATGTGCAGATGCCGGCCGTCAGCCTCGGCATTGCGGTGTCTATTTTCGCCGCGCAATCGATCGGAGCGAATGAGTTTGACCGCTTAAAGCAGGTCATTCGCGTCGGGATTTGGCTGAATTATATCATTGGCGGTGTGCTGATCATCCTGATCTATGTTTTTTCACAGCAAATTTTAGGCTTATTTTTAACCGAGAAAGACACACTTTACATCGCGCACCGTCTCTTGATGATTACTTTGTGGAGTTATTTGCTGTTTGGAAATGCCCAAATTATTTCTGCAACGATGCGGGCAAGCGGAACGGTTTTATGGCCGACCGTTATCAGTATTTTCGCCATCTGGGGAATAGAAGTGCCTGTTGCGTTCGTACTTTCCCACTACACAAAGCTTGAAATACTTGGCGTCTGGGTTGGCTATCCGGCTGCGTTCGCTGTCAGTTTGCTGTTGATTTATGGGTATTATCAATTCGTGTGGAAAAAGAAACAAATTACACGTCTCATCCAATAG
- the ggt gene encoding gamma-glutamyltransferase, whose translation MKRTVNVCLTALLSVLLVAGSVPFQAEAKKPPKSYDEYKQVDVGNDGMVATAHPLASEIGADVLKKGGNAIDAAVAIQFALNVTEPMMSGIGGGGFMMVYDEKTKDTTIIDSRERAPAGATPDMFLDEDGKAIPFSERVTKGTAVGVPGTLKGLEEALEKWGTRSMKQLITPSIKLADKGFPIDSVLADAISDYQEKLSRTAAKDVFLPNGEPLKEGDTLIQKDLAKTFKLIRSKGTDAFYEGKFAKALSDTVQDFGGSMTKKDLENYDITIDEPIWGDYQGYQIATTPPPSSGGIFLLQMLKILDDFNLSQYDVRSWEKYQLLAETMHLSYADRASYAGDPEFVNVPLKGLLHPDYIKERQQLISLDQVNKKPKAGDPWKYQEGSANYKQVEQPKDKAEGQTTHFTVADRWGNVVSYTTTIEQLFGTGIMVPDYGVILNNELTDFDAVPGGANEVQPNKRPLSSMTPTILFKDDKPVLTVGSPGGATIISSVLQTILYHIEYGMELKAAVEEPRIYTNSMSSYRYEDGVPEDVLSKLNGMDHKFGKSPVDIGNVQSISIDHENGTFKGVADSSRNGAAIGINLKRK comes from the coding sequence ATGAAAAGAACGGTGAACGTCTGTTTAACAGCTCTGCTTAGTGTTCTGTTAGTCGCTGGAAGTGTCCCTTTTCAGGCGGAAGCTAAAAAACCGCCCAAAAGCTATGATGAGTACAAGCAAGTAGATGTTGGGAACGACGGCATGGTGGCCACGGCGCATCCTCTCGCTTCGGAAATTGGTGCTGATGTACTGAAAAAAGGGGGAAATGCCATTGACGCGGCGGTCGCCATTCAATTTGCGCTCAATGTAACAGAGCCGATGATGTCAGGTATTGGCGGCGGCGGTTTTATGATGGTGTATGATGAAAAAACAAAGGATACAACCATCATTGACAGCCGTGAACGTGCTCCAGCAGGCGCAACTCCTGATATGTTTCTTGATGAAGACGGCAAAGCGATTCCCTTCTCTGAACGCGTGACAAAAGGCACTGCCGTCGGTGTTCCGGGTACGCTGAAAGGGCTGGAAGAAGCCTTGGAAAAATGGGGAACCCGTTCAATGAAGCAATTAATCACCCCTTCTATCAAACTCGCTGATAAAGGCTTTCCGATTGATTCGGTGTTGGCGGATGCCATTTCTGATTATCAGGAAAAACTGTCACGGACTGCCGCAAAAGATGTATTTTTGCCAAATGGCGAGCCTCTTAAAGAAGGCGATACATTGATTCAAAAGGATTTGGCAAAAACGTTTAAGCTTATTCGCTCAAAAGGCACTGACGCTTTTTATGAAGGGAAATTTGCCAAAGCGCTTTCTGACACAGTACAGGATTTCGGCGGATCAATGACGAAAAAAGATTTAGAAAATTACGACATTACAATCGATGAACCGATTTGGGGAGATTATCAAGGCTATCAAATCGCCACTACCCCTCCTCCAAGCTCCGGCGGTATTTTCTTATTGCAAATGCTGAAAATACTAGATGATTTTAACCTTTCACAATACGATGTCCGCTCATGGGAAAAATATCAGCTGCTTGCCGAGACGATGCATTTGTCTTATGCCGACCGTGCATCTTACGCAGGTGATCCCGAATTTGTAAACGTTCCTCTCAAAGGCCTGCTTCATCCCGATTATATTAAAGAACGCCAGCAGTTAATCAGCCTAGACCAAGTGAATAAAAAGCCAAAAGCCGGCGACCCTTGGAAATACCAAGAAGGATCGGCAAACTATAAGCAAGTCGAACAGCCGAAAGACAAAGCAGAAGGCCAAACAACCCACTTTACAGTTGCTGACCGCTGGGGAAATGTTGTGTCCTATACAACGACAATTGAACAGCTATTCGGAACAGGCATTATGGTCCCTGATTACGGGGTCATTTTAAACAATGAATTAACGGATTTTGATGCGGTGCCAGGCGGAGCTAATGAAGTACAGCCGAACAAGCGGCCTTTAAGCAGCATGACTCCGACGATTTTATTTAAGGATGACAAGCCCGTCCTCACCGTCGGATCTCCCGGCGGGGCTACCATTATCTCATCTGTATTGCAAACCATTCTTTATCACATCGAATACGGCATGGAATTAAAAGCAGCTGTTGAAGAGCCGAGAATTTACACAAACAGCATGAGCTCCTACCGCTACGAAGATGGAGTTCCTGAAGATGTCCTCAGCAAACTAAACGGCATGGACCACAAATTCGGCAAAAGCCCGGTTGATATCGGAAACGTGCAAAGCATTTCGATCGACCATGAAAACGGCACCTTTAAAGGCGTAGCTGATTCAAGCAGAAACGGCGCGGCGATCGGCATTAATTTAAAACGGAAATAA
- a CDS encoding site-specific integrase produces MHIVQPIRSLEKIQQVKQYLLNKNKRDYFLFIFGINSALRISDILPLQVKDVKNKDHLWATESKTKKKRKILILESLKHEIYEYTKDMKENEYLFKSLRTRKPISRIQAYRILREAAAACGLEEIGTHTLRKTFGYHFYQRTKDIAELQRILNHSSPSITMRYIGIDEDTTRAAYKVFGGL; encoded by the coding sequence ATGCATATTGTACAGCCGATTCGCAGTTTAGAGAAAATCCAACAAGTAAAACAGTATTTGCTGAACAAAAATAAACGGGATTACTTTTTATTTATTTTCGGCATCAACAGCGCGCTCCGTATTTCTGATATTCTGCCACTGCAAGTGAAGGACGTGAAAAATAAAGATCATTTATGGGCGACGGAAAGCAAAACGAAAAAGAAAAGGAAGATTCTGATTTTAGAATCGCTGAAACACGAAATATACGAGTATACGAAAGACATGAAAGAAAACGAATATCTATTTAAGTCTCTCCGGACCAGGAAGCCGATTTCCCGCATTCAGGCCTACAGAATTTTAAGAGAGGCCGCGGCGGCGTGCGGACTTGAGGAGATAGGGACGCATACGCTCCGGAAAACGTTCGGCTACCATTTTTATCAGCGGACAAAAGACATCGCCGAGCTGCAGAGAATACTGAATCATTCATCACCCTCGATTACAATGCGGTATATCGGTATTGATGAAGATACGACAAGAGCCGCGTATAAAGTTTTTGGAGGGCTTTAA
- a CDS encoding IS3 family transposase (programmed frameshift) yields MGTRVSYPVEVKQKAVEMRLAGVPMKEIMQKLNIKNKTQVQTWVRWHKAGDTHRFEQPVGKQYTYGKGPEYSSELEKLQAENCYLRQQNEVFKKVQRIGKEVDSETSVELVEVLRSTMTVQDICIHLGISRASYYRWKKNRMKDHPKRHLEKQIGTLCREHKYRYGYRKITAILKKGMRINHKTVQRIMQKNQWQCRVKVKKRKKNGQPYAVVDNILDRNFQSDRPLEKLVTDITYLPYGQKQLYLSSILDLYNGEVIAYTIGDKQDTDFVLDTLEQLPTLPENCVLHSDQGSVYTSYEYQKAVNTKGIIMSMSRKGTPADNASIESFHSLLKSETFYLNSIDRTTTAIVERTVTEYIHYYNNIRIQTKLNNQSPINYRQLAV; encoded by the exons ATGGGGACAAGAGTGAGTTATCCGGTTGAAGTGAAACAGAAGGCTGTAGAAATGAGATTGGCAGGCGTACCTATGAAAGAGATCATGCAGAAATTGAATATTAAGAATAAGACACAGGTTCAGACATGGGTTAGATGGCATAAGGCTGGTGATACACATCGATTCGAACAGCCTGTTGGAAAGCAATACACTTACGGAAAAGGTCCGGAGTATTCTTCCGAATTAGAGAAACTGCAGGCAGAGAATTGTTATCTAAGACAACAGAATGAAGTGT TTAAAAAAGTACAACGAATTGGAAAGGAAGTTGATAGCGAAACGTCAGTCGAACTTGTAGAAGTATTGCGCAGCACAATGACCGTGCAGGATATCTGTATTCATTTAGGTATCTCTCGAGCGTCTTATTATCGTTGGAAGAAGAATCGGATGAAGGATCATCCCAAGCGACATTTGGAAAAACAAATCGGTACGTTGTGCCGAGAGCACAAGTATCGATATGGATATCGGAAAATCACAGCCATTTTAAAAAAGGGAATGCGTATCAACCATAAAACGGTTCAACGTATTATGCAGAAAAATCAGTGGCAGTGCCGGGTTAAGGTGAAAAAGCGTAAGAAGAATGGGCAGCCATATGCCGTAGTCGATAATATATTGGATCGGAACTTTCAGTCTGATCGCCCTCTTGAAAAACTAGTAACGGACATCACATATTTGCCTTATGGGCAGAAACAATTGTACCTTTCCAGTATATTAGATTTATACAATGGAGAAGTGATTGCTTATACGATTGGCGATAAGCAGGACACAGACTTTGTCTTAGACACACTTGAGCAGCTGCCAACATTGCCTGAGAACTGCGTGTTACATAGCGACCAAGGTTCTGTGTATACATCCTACGAGTATCAAAAAGCTGTTAACACAAAAGGCATTATCATGAGCATGTCCCGCAAAGGGACGCCCGCTGATAATGCCTCCATCGAATCGTTTCATTCCTTACTAAAGTCTGAAACGTTCTATCTTAACAGCATTGATCGAACTACGACCGCCATCGTAGAACGCACTGTCACAGAATACATTCATTATTATAACAATATTCGTATTCAAACGAAACTAAACAACCAATCACCGATAAACTATCGGCAATTGGCTGTTTAA
- the iseA gene encoding DL-endopeptidase inhibitor IseA, translated as MKKCLLFLTTIALILSLSTNAFAKNTSGDLSQKQALQLALSAREHFWNTMSGHNPKAKKAVCPSGTFEYQNLQYVYMCSDLGTKAKAVNYLTPIFTKTAIEKGFKEYHFTVSKGKLAVPIGDGDNLLNWKKSTAKLISKKGGTVTYEFTVPTLDGSPSAKRKVTFVKENKEWKVNQFDAVI; from the coding sequence ATGAAAAAATGTCTTCTATTTCTAACAACGATTGCACTTATTCTGTCATTAAGCACAAATGCATTTGCGAAAAATACATCTGGCGATTTATCACAAAAACAAGCATTGCAGCTGGCATTATCAGCAAGAGAACACTTTTGGAACACAATGAGCGGACATAATCCAAAAGCGAAAAAAGCAGTTTGCCCTTCAGGTACATTTGAGTATCAAAATCTTCAATACGTGTACATGTGTAGTGATTTAGGCACTAAAGCAAAAGCGGTAAATTACTTAACTCCTATTTTCACAAAAACAGCAATCGAAAAAGGTTTTAAAGAATATCATTTCACTGTTTCAAAAGGAAAACTTGCGGTTCCAATCGGCGATGGAGACAACCTTTTAAATTGGAAAAAATCAACGGCTAAACTGATCTCTAAAAAAGGCGGCACAGTCACATACGAATTTACCGTTCCTACTTTAGACGGATCACCTTCAGCGAAACGCAAAGTGACTTTTGTAAAAGAAAATAAAGAGTGGAAAGTCAATCAATTTGACGCAGTTATATAA
- a CDS encoding excisionase family DNA-binding protein, translating into MYLTIEETAEYTNLPEDYIKSLVLEGKIRAVHDGEQFLIFKEQFKTHLEQLENYKALVQEILNEPIPEDIDVKDED; encoded by the coding sequence ATGTATTTAACGATTGAAGAAACAGCAGAATATACAAATCTCCCAGAGGATTATATCAAAAGCTTGGTGCTTGAAGGAAAAATCAGAGCGGTTCATGACGGTGAGCAATTTTTGATTTTTAAGGAGCAGTTCAAAACGCATCTCGAACAGCTGGAAAATTACAAAGCGCTCGTGCAGGAAATATTAAATGAACCGATCCCGGAAGATATTGATGTGAAGGATGAGGATTAG